Proteins from one Osmerus mordax isolate fOsmMor3 chromosome 21, fOsmMor3.pri, whole genome shotgun sequence genomic window:
- the LOC136965432 gene encoding GTPase IMAP family member 7-like → MAAEHSTKGSGGLIPQSDLRLVLLGKVGAGKSVFARNILGQENWKDRGMCVKKQGEVSGRTVTVVDTPGWDPMSLKSTSHQIKKEIEKSVTLLPPGPHALLLVVPLREELSGNERKSIQHHMELLSERVWKHTMVLFVSETEKNKYAHSNVIESARGLLEKCEGRYHVVCGPTSKPMQVSEFLQKIDKMVERNSDEVFLPRVYYELFEKKRRTYEDRVEKLKHENMRYENRLKELEQEIDWYKTERMHKEGMRRRKSMERLPSLNADPTLQGDEEQAMSSE, encoded by the exons ATGGCAGCTGAGCACTCAACAAAAGGTTCTG GGGGTCTTATTCCCCAGTCAGATCTTCGACTCGTGCTGCTGGGTAAAGTTGGAGCTGGGAAGAGTGTATTTGCTAGAAATATTCTTGGACAAGAGAACTGGAAAGACcgaggcatgtgtgtgaagAAGCAAGGAGAAGTGTCTGGAAGAACAGTGACTGTGGTGGACACACCGGGATGGGACCCCATGTCCTTGAAGAGCACGTCCCACCAAATCAAAAAAGAAATTGAAAAAAGTGTGACTCTGTTACCCCCAGGACCCCACGCTCTCCTGCTAGTGGTACCGTTAAGAGAAGAACTCTCAGGTAATGAGAGAAAGTCAATCCAGCACCACATGGAGCTTTTGTCAGAGAGGGTTTGGAAGCACACCATGGTCCTGTTTGTTAGTGAGACTGAGAAGAACAAATATGCCCACTCAAATGTTATCGAGAGTGCAAGAGGCCTTTTGGAGAAATGTGAAGGCAGATATCATGTAGTTTGTGGACCTACAAGTAAACCTATGCAGGTGTCTGAGTTCCTGCAGAAGATTGACAAAATGGTGGAGAGAAACTCTGACGAGGTCTTCTTACCTCGAGTGTACTATGAACTGtttgagaagaagagaagaacttATGAAGACCGGGTTGAGAAACTGAAACATGAGAACATGAGATATGAAAACCGTCTAAAAGAGTTGGAGCAGGAGATTGATTGGTATAAAACGGAAAGAATGCAtaaagaggggatgaggaggaggaaaagtatGGAAAGGCTTCCTAGCT TGAACGCAGATCCCACACTACAAGGAGATGAAGAACAAGCAATGTCGTCTGAATAG
- the LOC136965430 gene encoding GTPase IMAP family member 7-like codes for MAADISRKFSGDLSPQSDLRIVLLGKVGAGKSVVAGHILGEGNWKDRGMCVKKQGEVSGRTVTVVETPGWDRVSVKRTSSRIKKEIVNSVTLLPPGPHALLLVVPLGEEISGNEKKSNQHHMELLSERVWKHTMLLFVSEEEDTLTLSKQVMESTKTLLEKCGGRYHVLCGPSSNRTQVTELLQKIEVMVEDNADEFFLPQVYYDLFERKMPREVSETRRMYEERMKQSLAKQKQRYEWQLKNMEDLYKTEMKAKEGLRKRRSSLDIPLTFSGEEQETKDDLGHQKVDLEVVRDGYKEAGMAVMKHYIKPLFMIITTIVAAFFGAIAGAQYGPLGSCLGIVVGIGVSVVVCYAVREAATAARDIPCSTPVQTKHLLL; via the exons ATGGCGGCTGACATCTCAAGAAAGTTTTCTG GCGATCTTTCTCCTCAGTCAGATCTTCGAATCGTTTTGCTGGGGAAAGTTGGGGCCGGGAAGAGTGTGGTTGCCGGACACATCCTGGGAGAAGGGAACTGGAAAGACAGAGGCATGTGTGTGAAGAAGCAAGGAGAAGTGTCTGGAAGAACAGTGACTGTGGTGGAAACACCGGGCTGGGACAGAGTGTCTGTGAAACGCACGTCCAGCCGAATCAAAAAGGAAATAGTAAACAGTGTGACTCTGTTACCCCCAGGACCCCATGCTCTCCTGCTTGTGGTGCCCTTAGGGGAAGAGATTTCAGGCAATGAGAAAAAGTCCAACCAGCACCACATGGAGCTTTTGTCAGAGAGGGTTTGGAAACACACTATGCTCCTGTTTGTTAGTGAAGAAGAGGATACATTGACTCTCTCCAAACAGGTTATGGAGAGTACAAAAACACTTTTGGAGAAATGTGGAGGCAGATATCATGTTCTTTGTGGACCTTCAAGTAATCGTACGCAGGTGACTGAGCTCCTGCAGAAGAttgaggtgatggtggaggacaaCGCTGATGAGTTCTTCTTACCCCAAGTGTACTATGATCTGTTTGAGAGGAAGATGCCAAGAGAGGTGTCAGAGACGAGAAGGATGTATGAGGAAAGAATGAAACAAAGTCTGGCAAAACAGAAACAAAGATACGAATGGCAGCTGAAAAATATGGAGGATTTGTATAAAACAGAAATGAAGGCAAAAGAGGGGTTGAGGAAGCGGAGGAGTAGTCTTGACATTCCACTTACCT TCAGTGGCGAAGAGCAGGAGACAAAGGATGATCTTGGCCATCAGAAAGTTGACCTGGAGGTAGTTAGAGATGGTTACAAGGAGGCGGGTATGGCTGTAATGAAGCACTACATCAAGCCATTATTTATGATAATTACTACAATCGTGGCAGCATTCTTTGGGGCGATTGCAGGAGCCCAATATGGACCACTGGGCTCATGTCTTGGGATTGTAGTTGGTATTGGTGTCAGTGTTGTGGTGTGCTATGCTGTCCGGGAAGCAGCTACAGCAGCAAGAGACATTCCATGCTCAACCCCAGTCCAAACAAAACACCTCCTTTTATAG